In Hermetia illucens chromosome 1, iHerIll2.2.curated.20191125, whole genome shotgun sequence, one genomic interval encodes:
- the LOC119650425 gene encoding A-kinase anchor protein 1, mitochondrial isoform X2, giving the protein MVSSRPLLFLSIPGLALMLGVIWYRRRKTVHCDDSAIDGEEPSLEANISSDDIKTNNNRSLKSSKSLEIMSSKGKNGDNTDSSKYGKSAPIDIQSNRKKTPVYLTDKQIDTEILKIKIRDSEYKTLRSIEESCESISPLSLPDSVSKRNFLSPRPKRNEQRVEPVVIKATSSAKISPKDSFLESAYTEDCPLQAAIKNNSNESVKPDTKKEKIEEKATDKLGKREKVEEPLALKVESRPQTTASPPLSVCSLHSADSGKGSSLPHAEEQSIMNYEFLLPDSLVGQLYGRKRAHINQLRAKTGAKISLKKHPFTDKIKICVIEGTQKQISSALSLIRQKLPSKRYPNLTLERVHFAEPQAIVPLNEVHRSCLELALIEGINNDVIVTSVISGGHLFVQQPLHPSHPTLSILQNCLNKTYSNGEAPGLPEMTDDAICVGNYLDSWYRVQIVSKTVEEDDSGCLVKFLDYGGYAVLERDNLKQIRADFLVTPFQAIEAVLSNIVPPGAEWSTEAATILYELTKGIVLQAQVVGYTSENIPEIYLYACLGPNNVIFINKELVARKLANWTELRN; this is encoded by the exons ATGGTATCAAGTCGTCCACTATTGTTCTTATCAATCCCCGGTTTAGCCCTTATGCTTGGGGTTATTTGGTACCGCCGCCGAAAAACGGTCCATTGTGATGATAGTGCCATCGACGGCGAGGAACCTAGTTTGGAAGCTAATATAAGCAGTGACGATATAAAAACGAACAATAATCGTTCACTTAAAAGTTCAAAATCACTGGAGATTATGTCATCAAAAGGCAAAAACGGTGATAATACTGATTCTAGTAAATATGGAAAGTCAGCTCCAATTGACATTCAGTCCAATCGCAAAAAGACGCCAGTCTACTTAACGGACAAACAAATCGATACGGAGATTCTGAAGATAAAAATTCGCGATTCCGAATATAAGACGTTGCGCTCGATAGAGGAGAGTTGCGAATCAATTTCGCCATTAAGCCTTCCCGATTCGGTGAGTAAGAGGAATTTCCTTTCACCCAGACCCAAGAGAAATGAACAGAGAGTTGAACCAGTTGTGATTAAAGCTACATCAAGTGCAAAAATATCACCAAAAGATTCATTTTTAGAAAGTGCTTATACAGAAGATTGTCCCCTTCAGGCTGCcattaaaaataattcaaatgaaTCTGTTAAGCCCGAcacgaaaaaggagaaaattgaagaaaaagcaACTGATAAGCTAGGTAAACGCGAAAAGGTAGAAGAGCCTTTAGCCCTTAAAGTCGAATCACGCCCTCAAACGACTGCATCACCGCCTCTTAGTGTCTGTAGCTTACATTCGGCAGATTCCGGAAAAGGATCTAGTCTCCCTCATGCCGAGGAACAGTCTATTATGAATTATGAATTTTTGCTACCCGACAGCCTGGTAGGACAATTGTACGGTCGCAAACGGGCTCACATCAATCAATTGCGTGCAAAAACTGGCgcaaaaatttcattgaaaaaacaTCCGTTTAcggataaaataaaaatttgcgtAATTGAAGGTACTCAAAAACAAATAAGTTCAGCTTTGTCATTGATTCGTCAAAAATTACCATCAAAACGGTACCCGAATTTAACGCTGGAACGTGTTCATTTTGCCGAACCGCAAGCAATAGTACCATTGAATGAAGTTCATCGGTCATGCCTGGAG CTCGCTCTCATTGAAGGAATCAATAACGATGTAATTGTCACGTCCGTAATCTCGGGCGGGCATCTATTCGTACAACAACCTTTACATCCATCTCATCCAACCTTAAGTATCTTACAAAATTGCTTGAATAAAACATATTCAAATGGAGAGGCTCCAGGTCTTCCAGAAATGACCGATGATGCTATATGTGTAGGTAATTACTTAGACTCGTGGTATAGAGTGCAAATAGTTAGTAAGACAGTTGAAGAAGATGATAGCGGTTGTCTTGTTAAGTTTTTGGATTATGGGGGTTACGCCGTTCTAGAACGGgataatttaaaacaaattcgTGCAGATTTTCTAGTGACGCCATTCCAAGCAATAGAAGCTGTACTTTCAAATATTGTGCCACCAG GCGCTGAGTGGTCAACAGAGGCAGCAACAATTTTATATGAGCTAACTAAGGGAATAGTCCTACAAGCTCAAGTAGTCGGTTATACCAGTGAAAATATACCAGAGATTTACTTATACGCTTGCTTAGGGCCAAAT
- the LOC119650425 gene encoding A-kinase anchor protein 1, mitochondrial isoform X1 — translation MFSENIISQVLFQFQLSNWNKMVSSRPLLFLSIPGLALMLGVIWYRRRKTVHCDDSAIDGEEPSLEANISSDDIKTNNNRSLKSSKSLEIMSSKGKNGDNTDSSKYGKSAPIDIQSNRKKTPVYLTDKQIDTEILKIKIRDSEYKTLRSIEESCESISPLSLPDSVSKRNFLSPRPKRNEQRVEPVVIKATSSAKISPKDSFLESAYTEDCPLQAAIKNNSNESVKPDTKKEKIEEKATDKLGKREKVEEPLALKVESRPQTTASPPLSVCSLHSADSGKGSSLPHAEEQSIMNYEFLLPDSLVGQLYGRKRAHINQLRAKTGAKISLKKHPFTDKIKICVIEGTQKQISSALSLIRQKLPSKRYPNLTLERVHFAEPQAIVPLNEVHRSCLELALIEGINNDVIVTSVISGGHLFVQQPLHPSHPTLSILQNCLNKTYSNGEAPGLPEMTDDAICVGNYLDSWYRVQIVSKTVEEDDSGCLVKFLDYGGYAVLERDNLKQIRADFLVTPFQAIEAVLSNIVPPGAEWSTEAATILYELTKGIVLQAQVVGYTSENIPEIYLYACLGPNNVIFINKELVARKLANWTELRN, via the exons ATGTTTTCGGAGAATATCATATCACAAGTGTTATTTCAATTCC AATTATCAAACTGGAACAAAATGGTATCAAGTCGTCCACTATTGTTCTTATCAATCCCCGGTTTAGCCCTTATGCTTGGGGTTATTTGGTACCGCCGCCGAAAAACGGTCCATTGTGATGATAGTGCCATCGACGGCGAGGAACCTAGTTTGGAAGCTAATATAAGCAGTGACGATATAAAAACGAACAATAATCGTTCACTTAAAAGTTCAAAATCACTGGAGATTATGTCATCAAAAGGCAAAAACGGTGATAATACTGATTCTAGTAAATATGGAAAGTCAGCTCCAATTGACATTCAGTCCAATCGCAAAAAGACGCCAGTCTACTTAACGGACAAACAAATCGATACGGAGATTCTGAAGATAAAAATTCGCGATTCCGAATATAAGACGTTGCGCTCGATAGAGGAGAGTTGCGAATCAATTTCGCCATTAAGCCTTCCCGATTCGGTGAGTAAGAGGAATTTCCTTTCACCCAGACCCAAGAGAAATGAACAGAGAGTTGAACCAGTTGTGATTAAAGCTACATCAAGTGCAAAAATATCACCAAAAGATTCATTTTTAGAAAGTGCTTATACAGAAGATTGTCCCCTTCAGGCTGCcattaaaaataattcaaatgaaTCTGTTAAGCCCGAcacgaaaaaggagaaaattgaagaaaaagcaACTGATAAGCTAGGTAAACGCGAAAAGGTAGAAGAGCCTTTAGCCCTTAAAGTCGAATCACGCCCTCAAACGACTGCATCACCGCCTCTTAGTGTCTGTAGCTTACATTCGGCAGATTCCGGAAAAGGATCTAGTCTCCCTCATGCCGAGGAACAGTCTATTATGAATTATGAATTTTTGCTACCCGACAGCCTGGTAGGACAATTGTACGGTCGCAAACGGGCTCACATCAATCAATTGCGTGCAAAAACTGGCgcaaaaatttcattgaaaaaacaTCCGTTTAcggataaaataaaaatttgcgtAATTGAAGGTACTCAAAAACAAATAAGTTCAGCTTTGTCATTGATTCGTCAAAAATTACCATCAAAACGGTACCCGAATTTAACGCTGGAACGTGTTCATTTTGCCGAACCGCAAGCAATAGTACCATTGAATGAAGTTCATCGGTCATGCCTGGAG CTCGCTCTCATTGAAGGAATCAATAACGATGTAATTGTCACGTCCGTAATCTCGGGCGGGCATCTATTCGTACAACAACCTTTACATCCATCTCATCCAACCTTAAGTATCTTACAAAATTGCTTGAATAAAACATATTCAAATGGAGAGGCTCCAGGTCTTCCAGAAATGACCGATGATGCTATATGTGTAGGTAATTACTTAGACTCGTGGTATAGAGTGCAAATAGTTAGTAAGACAGTTGAAGAAGATGATAGCGGTTGTCTTGTTAAGTTTTTGGATTATGGGGGTTACGCCGTTCTAGAACGGgataatttaaaacaaattcgTGCAGATTTTCTAGTGACGCCATTCCAAGCAATAGAAGCTGTACTTTCAAATATTGTGCCACCAG GCGCTGAGTGGTCAACAGAGGCAGCAACAATTTTATATGAGCTAACTAAGGGAATAGTCCTACAAGCTCAAGTAGTCGGTTATACCAGTGAAAATATACCAGAGATTTACTTATACGCTTGCTTAGGGCCAAAT